CTCTCGAACGTCCGAGACGAGCCTAGTCTGGTGAAAGCGGCGATACCAAGGCGCGCAGGCGGACCGCGACGTTATTTCCCGAGACGCTTGTTGCGCGCGGCCAGCAGTTTCAGGCGCAGGGCGTTGAGCTGGATGAAACCCGCCGCGTCTTTCTGGTCGTAGGCGCCTGCGTCGTCCTCGAAGGTCACGTGGGCCTCGGAATAGAGGCTGTGATCCGACCAGCGACCCACGGTGCGCACGGATCCCTTGTAGAGCTTCAGCCGCACGGTGCCGGTCACATGCGCCTGGCTCGCATCGATGGCGGCCTGCAGCATCTCCCGCTCCGGCGAGAACCAGAAGCCGTTATAGATCAGCTCCGCGTAGCGCGGCATCAGCTCGTCCTTGAGGTGCGCAGCCCCCCGGTCGAGCGTGATCTGCTCGATCCCGCGATGGGCCTCCAGCAGGATCGTGCCCCCCGGCGTCTCATAGATGCCCCGGGACTTCATGCCGACAAACCGACCCTCTACAAGGTCGAGACGCCCGATCCCGTGCGCCCCACCCAGCTCGTTCAGCTTGGTCAGAACCGTTGCCGGGGACATCGCTTCGCCGTTGATCGACACCGCGTCGCCGCGCTCGAACCCGACCTCGATGTATTCCGGCGTATTCGGTGCATCCTCGGGATTCACCGTGCGCTGATAGACGTAGTCGGGCGCGTCCTCCGCCGGATCCTCCAGAACCTTGCCCTCTGAAGAGGTGTGCAACAGGTTCGCATCCACCGAAAACGGCGCTTCTCCCCGCTTGT
The Dinoroseobacter shibae DFL 12 = DSM 16493 genome window above contains:
- a CDS encoding argininosuccinate synthase, which translates into the protein MSAPKKVVLAYSGGLDTSIILKWLQTEYDCEVVTFTADLGQGEELEPARAKAEMMGASAIYIEDLREEFVRDFVFPMFRANAVYEGLYLLGTSIARPLISKRLVEIAEAEGADAVAHGATGKGNDQVRFELAAYALNPDIKVIAPWREWDLSSRTKLIDFAEKHQIPIAKDKRGEAPFSVDANLLHTSSEGKVLEDPAEDAPDYVYQRTVNPEDAPNTPEYIEVGFERGDAVSINGEAMSPATVLTKLNELGGAHGIGRLDLVEGRFVGMKSRGIYETPGGTILLEAHRGIEQITLDRGAAHLKDELMPRYAELIYNGFWFSPEREMLQAAIDASQAHVTGTVRLKLYKGSVRTVGRWSDHSLYSEAHVTFEDDAGAYDQKDAAGFIQLNALRLKLLAARNKRLGK